Within Telopea speciosissima isolate NSW1024214 ecotype Mountain lineage chromosome 8, Tspe_v1, whole genome shotgun sequence, the genomic segment GCTAAGTACTTCCCAGATGGATGGAATGCGAGACGTGCAAGACGATCCAGATGGCCCTCAAATTTTCTAAGAACAGAACCTTCAGTATCCCATAACCTAGCCGTCCGATCAGCAGAAGCAGTCGCTATGAGGTTTTGGACAGGAGAAAATGCAACATCGGTTGCACGCTCTGTGTGACCCTTTAAGGCAGTGACCTTATTTACTTGAGGCATGCCCCACAATTTAGCAACTCCACTCAAAGCACTGAAAAACAATGCCCGAAAGCTTAAATAAATGCTCATCTAACAAAACAATTACCTTCTATGTTGTAGTTCTTGGAAAACCATCTAAGAGCATACTTTGATAGGTGAATGTTGAGAACTATATGAGACTACATTCAACATTAAAAGTATGCACCAGCTGTCTGTTTCTGTTAATGTCATTTATCACAGAGAAATCTGGTTTgataaacaatttttttaatgaataatgATTTTATCATAACAAAAAAGAGTGGATTGTTGATCAGGAAAGGTACAATGGATCATCACAAAAGAAGCAAATATAGAGGAAAATACAACATAGCCGAAGCACCCAGAATCATATCATGGCATCAGGTAAGGCCCAATGTACATTAACTCCCTTTTCTCCTGCTAAAGGATAAAACAAAGATTCCTTTGGATATCAGTAATCCTAAATACAGAAAAGTCAAATCAAAGTTTACATGGACCATAATCTGCTCATACAAAGTTATTGATTATGAAATAGACGAACAAATGGTCTAGAAGATTGATTGGTGAGAAACCAAAAtacggtgagaggccgtgggaGAGATACCCCAGTCTgagagagactaccctatctttttcttcccttcttcaatttattttctatttattttattgttctgaaatttcctgcaaatctaAAAATCGATCAaagtatttactgttgctgATCTGAAGTTTGtgatcctcttgtggactggttatcacttgtgactggtCTAAATTTCTGATCTGAACTCTTTTTGTGCTTTGTTTTAGATATAATTTTAATTCTGGACTCAAATCCTTAAATCTGATTTGGCAATCAGAAACCCTTCTCCATACCCTGATTATTTTATCTAGTTATGAACCTGTTTTTAAGTTTTCTACATTGGAATTTCTAGTACTTGGGCCCATCACAGCAGGCTGTTTAGGGTCTTTTATCCCCCAGCCTGCATCACCAATTCAACCATGAAAATGAACAGGCCTGCACCTCAGGCTGCAAAAATGAAGTTTACTACAACTATCTAAAGCAAACTAATAAAATTGGAATGAAACAAAAAGAATGGCCAAGAGCACATGAAGATTTTGGTTAATACAATTTAACCATTACAATTTTTTAACCCTGAATTATTGGTTATAGAGTTAAGAGATCCGAACTTCACTCTGCaataacataaaacaaaaacaacccAAACTAGAATAATGTAATCATGATAATCCTAACTCCAGTActacaaaatcagatttttaagAGGCCTCAAAACACAGCAAAGGAGATTTGAGAATTTGTACTCACTGCATTTACAAAACTCCGTATTCGGGTAACAAGCACTGTGTATTTACAAAACTCCATATTTGGATAACAAGCACAGAGGAATTTTGAAGTCTACACAGCTCCAAGTAACAATGTTAAGACTATGAAACTTCAAATGTCATGTTGAGGCCCCAAAGAATGAAACATTGTaaagagatattatgagaaaTTCTCATTATAAAAGTTGCCCAAGGGAAGAGGGGATTCAGACCTTTGTTTGTGGCTTTGGATCATCTTATTCCAAATGCAGGTTTTGAAGTTCACAGCTTACAAAATATAAACACACAAACTTGTGATGGAATTTGAAGACTCAAGATCACTCTGACCAACTTTAATAATCTTGTCAATTTATTCATTCCAGATTGCAgtatttatttttgaaagaaGCAACAAACCAGTCCCTCCAAAGTTGCCAAACTTATTGGAGGAATTGTAAAAGTTAGTACAACTCCAGGTAtgtttccttcatcttctgggTTTGGTCACCTTGATGCATAAGGCAACTGGTCCCCTAGGGGGCATCATAACCCCTGCCTTgctgcctaggcgacgccttgaaaACTATTTTAACACATGAAATTGACTACATTGTGTCATGCTCAAATCACAATATTTGAACAAGTGATTcataaaaaatagagaatataGACATAATCGCGTAAATCAAATGGACAGAACTAAAGCTACGAAAAGGAAGAATACCTGGTGGCAAGTAGCTTTCCATCTCGTGAAAAGGAACACCCCGAGAGTGGTCGATCATCACCAATTTCACTGCAGTCAAGGACCAAGGTACCTGCCTGTTTCAGAGCTGAATCCATCTCTGCATCAAGATCTTCATCTGGAtcattccttctcctcctttcacGTTCAAGCCGCAAGGCAGCCTTCACAATTGAATACCTAGCAATATGAACCCGAGCATCTAAAAGTTCTTTTGACCCTTCAGTAAAAAATGGGTACTCTTGAGGCCCGTCAGTGTCACCCTCACCCACCGCTGCAGCAGTAGCAGCCTCCTCATCCTCATGAGCTTTCAACAACTTCTCCAACTGTCCTTCAGTCTCAAGCTTCACCATAATCATCCGTAACCTCTCCCTCCTTTCCATCTCCCTTTCTCCAAAAAATGTAATTGGCTCACCAAGCCGGCGGAGACGAGCACGGACAGCTGAGTCATTAGTGGGCACAGCAAGAGCATAAGCACGTCGCTTCATCAGAAGTTCCTGCATTGCTTTTTCCTGCCTTTCTCGGATCAGTTTACTCTCTTCTGATATCTCATAATCCGCAGATGAACCATGAGCAGCATCACGGTCTGAATCCGAATCAGAGCCATTTGCTTCAGTGTTTTGTGGGACAAGGGGACGGATGACTGGTGGACGAACAGGAAGTGGTGCCAGAGGGCGGGGAACTGGGGGAGGTATTGAGGATATTGGAGCTATAGGCGGCATAATTGGTGGTGGGGTTGCTGGGGTAATTATAGGTTGGGGAAGAGGTTCCGGTGTTGCAACAGCAACAGGAGGAACAGTGGGAATCGGAGGCAGAACAGGAGGAAGATTAGTGGCTGGAGCTGTAGTCAGATCATTAACAAGTACCTCTGTTGTTGAGGGATCTGAAAGAGAGGTGCTTGTATtggggttttcttcttcttccatgatgCTCTAAACCAGAAAAACAGACACATTGTAAAAGTTCAAAATTGAAGAAGTGCCCACAAATTAATCACTCGTTCTCTAATGGGTTCTTGCACCACATCTAATTTAGTGAAGGAATGACGTAAAACTAATTATtatgttttcttctttcatacTGTATCACTTGCAAACTGGAAtaacaatattaaaaaaaaaaaactcatttggtACATGGAAATGTTAAATGAACTAGGACAACTGTTCAATAATATAGGAAGCCTACAAAATTATCCATTTTATGCAATTGATTGTTGTCAAGCattttacagaaaaaaaaaaattgctgtcAAACCAGAGTAACAGGAATAATGTTCTTCTTATACTAATCCTTAAATTCTTAGCAAACCTCCTCTAAGCACAAGTCCTTCAAAGGTTTTACCATTGCCTATAAGCCTGTAGGTATGTTAATCACTGACGGTAAATCAATGGTAACACAGTGAACTACCTGAATGCAAGATATCTGAAACTCATATTTGCCTGTGAGTTCCATCAATTACATTGTCTCTCTAGACTCGAGGTTCTAAAACAGTGGTTAGGTGCTATATCCTCTCTTATCTCTCAGCATTATAAAATGGTAGGATACCACACAACATTATATTCAAATAATAACACTTTTCAATAACATTTGTGTAACATTGTAGACATTATTGAATTGTTCGGTCCCACAAAGGCATCCTCAAGTGAAAAATTGGCTTCGCTAGATAATCGTAACCACTTGAAAATCAATATTGGGTGAACCACAATACAAACAAGAAGGCAAAACTTTCTAATTCTTTAACTTGGAGTATTTCTTACTATGTTGATAATATAAATTGATAACGATTTAAGATTCAAAATGCACAAATATATACACCAAAATCGACTCACCTGGGATTGTAGGGTATGAACTATAGATTTTTTCACCACTGATCCAACTTTATCTTCTATTTACCCTGCAAAAATGAAATCCAATAGTTGCTTTATTCCGTCTTCATCTCTGAGtggataaaataaaatttcatttaaaaaaaagctCAACAGTAAGTTTGATCCTTAAAGGAATGCCCAAGTTGCAAACTAACGATATGCGTGAGGATGAAAAAACCTCGGTTTGacattttggggattttagggtttggggttgaaAACGATGGGGAAATGAGAAAACTTCGGTTTGTGGAACAGGGATAGGGAGAAGTAACGGTTCCCCTATTTGGCCATTCACTTTGACTCGAGTGAATAGAAATCTAGGCTACAGAGAGAAAGCGAAAAAGAGCAAGAGCGACCGAATGAGAAGAGGGttgaagagagagggaggagcaACGGTTTCGAAGCTATGCCTGGACACTCGGACGCCTAGTTCAGCAAGTCGATTGAGTTGCAGAGAGAGAAAGTCAGACGAGCTTCAGCTTTGCGTGCTTACGTTCACTCGCGTGGTAGAGAGTTGCAGAAAGCTGATTTTCCTTGCAATGGAGTCGATTTGCCTAGGCTTTGAGTTGCAGAGTTGAAGATGTGAGCCCCCCAAGTGTTTCTCAATTTATGTTCTTAACTATTTTTTCATCCGTTCAGTCCGTGGGAACAAAAGAATGGACCGGGGCTGTTCTATATTGATTCCCACAGAATATAAGAACACCAGAAGTATTCCCAAAAGGAGTGTTACtaagagtgcgtttggtaacggtcagAACAGTgttctgaacagttcttttgttcaaaaagaacgaaaaaatatgaaaaagtgtttggatTATCGGTtcgtttttttattctttaaagaCCGAACCGGGCatttttgaagtaaaagaacgttctttacagaccgtcttggagacggtctgcaaagaacaaagaacaaatcGAGAAGGCTATCGAGCAAAACCCGTGACTTCACAATCGAAAGAAACGCAACTGcgagaagaggaggggaaggaagagaagggaaacgCTCGAACCACCTGCAGGTAcaatggtttctctctctcgctctctccttcacgctctctcttcctttctctgtgtatcttcctctctcatcctctctttctctctctgtctcgctcgctctctccctgtctcactctctatctcgctatctctgtctctctttgcTCGTTCTTTCCCTCACGCTCTCTCTATCTTCGTCAATAGGACTTTGTTGCAATTGATATGGAATTGGGTTCATTGGATTCAGACGCTTGAGAAAGAAACTTGCaaagaggaggggaagagaaggggaaacgAAGGAGACCACCCATAAGAGAACCTGCAGGTACCAtgccctctatctctctctcgctctctccctctctccctcacgtctctcttcctttctcacCCTttatctcgctctctctctctctctctctctctgtctctctgtctcgctctctctccctctctcactctctatctcgctatctctctgtctctctctgcccgtctctctctgtctcattctttccctctctctctctctctctctctctctctctctcgatcgttGTTTTGTGATGATCTGACCAGGTCTGAATTTTTTCCTCCCATGTGTCTCAGGAATTGGATCTACATCCCTAaaatttgaaggattcagcCGAAAGGTATGATTATGGATTTGTTGAGAAAATTGATTTTTCGGTCTGGATTTTTAAGAATGGATGTTagggattttggggattttattcATACATACTGTGATTTTCTGGTTTGTTTTTTAGGTATGGATGTATGGGTATaatggattttggggattttattaTCTTTGAGTCATTCCAGTTGCTGCTTTTGcgtctttcttctttctttctctgtgATGATTTTATTATCTCTCTGTCTCGTTCTTTCCCTCACTTCAGTTTTTTTGTCTCAGGATTTGGAGCAACAACTTGAAGGATTCTGCGTGATCCTCTCTACCACGACCCTGTCTGCAACTGAAGTGTgaaggtgactctctctctcccactctctctGTAAGGTAGCAGATCTGTagctctctgctctctctttGTAATGGCTGTTTACTCGAtttagttgggttttttttttctctctctatttacCTGAATAGAAATTGCTTTGTATTCttgattttgaataaattttgaataaattttgtaTCTGATTTTCTTCCTTATGATTTTATCCTTCTATGGTAATGCAGAATCAGTGTTCTTCTctatttgcttttttatttcttcaaaaaaaaagaacatttaaatttttttgagcAGATGATCTCTTGATTATGTTGTAAGTTGAGATTGTGGGTCTCTGTTGTTCAGTGGAATGCATGGAGTTTCAGTTGGATATTACATTGTATAATCTATCTTTCCTTGTTTGTTTTGACTGAACTCTGTTGGATATGAAAAGTAAACTTACTATGCATGGGTTTATGTTGGTCTGCTTCATAAAATTCAGTATAATAAAATGCTATAAGCTCATCTCATTACTATACTAGAATGAAATCCTTATTGCTTACATCCTGCTATTTATGTGCTTCTTTTTGGTTAAATTTTATGGTAGACTGATACCTCACAGTGTCTTCAAGTTCATAATGTTGGATCTGCGGTCCTACATAAAAACTGTGGAAGCCTTTATATCCAGGCTAACACGGCTGTTATTCTTATAAATGCCCTTACTTTATATCATCACTAATGTATGTATATGTGTGTCTGCATGGAGCATGTGTCTCTTATTGTTGCTGACTCAGgaattgcttttatttttctattttttattttatgaattcCTCTATTTTTACCACTCAAGATTTACAAAATTTAATCTTCTACATTAAATGTTGAAGGACTTGGGAAAGGTGGGAAGTAAAGTGGGACCCTGTCACATTATAACCCTCCAAATGGTATCCACTATAAAGAAAactgtctgtgtgtgtgtgtgtgtgtgtgtgtgtgtgtgtctaaTGTCAGATTGGAGGGCCTTCTTTCTCAATGGTCTCTAAGAGAGAGGGttttaagaaaagagagagtTTTATTGGCTTGGGAGAAAGTGGTTGCAAGTTTATTGGTTGTACTGAACTTGGGTTTTGGGATGAGACGATGAGTCCTTGAGAGGGAGTGAGATGTTGTGATCTTATTGACCAAATCCTGGGGATAGGAGTGTCATGTCACTCTCCTGCTCTCATCCTCAAATTCTTGCCATGAG encodes:
- the LOC122670561 gene encoding U4/U6 small nuclear ribonucleoprotein PRP4-like protein → MEEEENPNTSTSLSDPSTTEVLVNDLTTAPATNLPPVLPPIPTVPPVAVATPEPLPQPIITPATPPPIMPPIAPISSIPPPVPRPLAPLPVRPPVIRPLVPQNTEANGSDSDSDRDAAHGSSADYEISEESKLIRERQEKAMQELLMKRRAYALAVPTNDSAVRARLRRLGEPITFFGEREMERRERLRMIMVKLETEGQLEKLLKAHEDEEAATAAAVGEGDTDGPQEYPFFTEGSKELLDARVHIARYSIVKAALRLERERRRRNDPDEDLDAEMDSALKQAGTLVLDCSEIGDDRPLSGCSFSRDGKLLATSALSGVAKLWGMPQVNKVTALKGHTERATDVAFSPVQNLIATASADRTARLWDTEGSVLRKFEGHLDRLARLAFHPSGKYLATASFDKTWRLWDVDTGVELLLQEGHSRSVYGICFHHDGSLVASCGLDALVRVWDLRTGRSILALEGHVKPVLGISFSPNGYHLASGGEDNTCRIWDLRKKKSLYIIPAHSNLVSQVKFEPQEGYFLATASYDMTAKVWSARDFKPVKTLSGHESKVTSLDIVGEGNLVTVAHDRTIKLWSSRSEKENDMDVD